In a single window of the Acidobacteriota bacterium genome:
- a CDS encoding copper resistance system multicopper oxidase, which produces MESIFFNRRTFLQGIGSIGALAALEQIVPAYARTGLETENAAQIGEELSGEVINLTISETPVMIGNKKGTAKTINGTLPGPIIRLKEGQDVTLNVTNRLKETSSIHWHGLLVPPAMDGVPGVSFAGIEPGETFVYKFRVKQSGTYWYHSHSPGQEQAGVYAPLIIDPAGTDPVKFDREYVVVLSDWSFMSEMGMIGKLKKQSGYFNMQRRTMREFLSNAKEYGLKPTWQNYTMWAQMRMDPTDFADATGSVYTYLMNGRTTESNWTGIFTPGERIRLRFINVGAMTFHDIRIPGLKMTVVQADGQNVQPVEVDEFRFGPAETYDVIVTPTENRAYTIFSEVLDRSGFVRGTLAPRPGMSAEIPDRRPRPLRTMQNMGMSMEGMDPAMMKVEMGENAKAGGMPMSMDKMDMSTGKKMQMPESKPAAPQMDKMEMPKTDHMNMPGMDMGKMSASPIPGSMPVKHGPDKHGIGNQISPETTVSQLDKPGIGLGGDGRKVLVYTDLKALEKFYDTREPQRELELHATGHMERFMWSFDGKKFSAAEPVRFKYGERLRWTFVNDTMMEHTFHLHGMWMHLENGMGDYLPRKHTVIVKPAERVSVAVTPDERGPWAFHCHLIMHMEAGMFRVVVVSDELPPEEKAI; this is translated from the coding sequence ATGGAATCAATATTTTTTAACCGGCGCACGTTTTTGCAGGGCATCGGTTCAATCGGAGCGTTGGCGGCTTTGGAACAAATCGTTCCGGCTTATGCACGGACGGGGTTAGAAACGGAAAACGCCGCACAAATCGGTGAGGAATTGAGCGGCGAGGTGATAAATCTGACCATCTCGGAAACACCTGTGATGATCGGCAATAAAAAGGGAACGGCGAAGACAATCAATGGCACTTTGCCGGGACCCATCATTCGCTTGAAGGAAGGCCAGGACGTTACGCTCAATGTTACAAACCGTTTGAAGGAAACGTCATCGATTCACTGGCACGGCCTTCTGGTTCCGCCGGCGATGGACGGTGTTCCCGGTGTCAGCTTTGCCGGTATCGAACCGGGAGAAACTTTCGTCTACAAGTTTCGGGTCAAGCAAAGTGGGACTTATTGGTATCACAGCCATTCACCCGGTCAGGAGCAGGCGGGCGTATATGCTCCGTTGATAATCGATCCGGCGGGCACCGATCCGGTCAAGTTTGACCGCGAGTATGTCGTAGTCCTTTCGGACTGGAGCTTTATGTCCGAAATGGGCATGATCGGCAAGTTAAAAAAACAATCCGGCTACTTTAACATGCAGCGCCGCACGATGCGGGAGTTCTTGTCCAATGCAAAGGAATACGGTTTGAAGCCCACGTGGCAAAATTACACGATGTGGGCCCAAATGCGGATGGACCCGACAGATTTTGCCGACGCGACGGGCTCCGTTTACACATATTTGATGAACGGACGGACCACTGAATCGAACTGGACCGGAATATTTACGCCCGGTGAGCGTATTCGTTTGAGATTTATCAATGTCGGTGCGATGACCTTTCATGATATTCGGATCCCGGGTCTAAAGATGACCGTAGTTCAGGCCGATGGCCAAAATGTACAGCCCGTCGAGGTCGACGAATTTAGATTTGGTCCGGCGGAAACCTACGATGTGATCGTAACGCCGACCGAAAATCGGGCCTACACGATTTTTTCCGAAGTTCTCGATCGCAGCGGATTTGTCCGCGGCACGCTTGCCCCTCGACCGGGAATGAGTGCTGAAATTCCCGACCGCCGTCCACGACCGCTGCGAACGATGCAGAATATGGGGATGAGCATGGAAGGCATGGACCCGGCGATGATGAAGGTCGAGATGGGCGAGAATGCCAAAGCAGGCGGCATGCCAATGTCGATGGACAAGATGGATATGTCTACGGGCAAAAAGATGCAAATGCCCGAATCGAAACCGGCGGCCCCCCAGATGGACAAAATGGAAATGCCGAAAACCGATCATATGAATATGCCGGGCATGGACATGGGCAAGATGTCGGCATCGCCAATTCCGGGTAGCATGCCTGTCAAACATGGCCCGGATAAACACGGCATCGGGAATCAGATCTCACCCGAAACTACTGTCAGCCAGCTTGATAAACCGGGAATCGGACTCGGCGGCGACGGACGAAAAGTTTTGGTCTATACCGATCTCAAAGCCCTTGAAAAATTTTATGATACGCGTGAGCCCCAGCGGGAGCTCGAACTCCACGCGACCGGACACATGGAACGCTTTATGTGGTCATTCGACGGCAAAAAGTTTTCGGCGGCCGAACCTGTGCGCTTTAAATACGGCGAGCGTCTGCGTTGGACGTTTGTTAACGACACGATGATGGAGCATACGTTTCATCTGCACGGAATGTGGATGCACCTTGAGAACGGAATGGGCGATTATCTGCCGCGAAAGCACACGGTCATCGTCAAGCCCGCCGAGCGCGTTTCGGTCGCCGTCACGCCCGACGAACGCGGACCATGGGCTTTTCACTGCCATCTGATCATGCATATGGAGGCGGGGATGTTTCGTGTCGTCGTCGTATCTGATGAACTGCCGCCGGAGGAGAAAGCAATATGA
- a CDS encoding DUF305 domain-containing protein, which produces MKSGYAKFAAMIATSTIVMFGLMYLNTYQMDHVFFSETRAYMALYMGAVMAIIMLLFMLKMYSNWHINAGILVGSAVLFGLSLWLVRSQETIEDVSWMKAMIPHHSIAILTSSRANITDPRVRKLADEIIEAQRREIDEMKMLIKDLENKR; this is translated from the coding sequence ATGAAAAGTGGTTATGCAAAGTTCGCGGCTATGATCGCGACGTCAACAATCGTGATGTTTGGTTTAATGTACCTGAATACCTACCAAATGGACCATGTCTTTTTTAGTGAGACCAGAGCATATATGGCTCTCTACATGGGGGCGGTAATGGCGATTATTATGTTGCTGTTTATGCTCAAGATGTATTCGAATTGGCATATCAACGCGGGCATTTTGGTGGGGAGCGCTGTCCTCTTTGGATTATCTCTCTGGCTGGTTCGGAGCCAGGAAACGATCGAAGACGTTTCATGGATGAAAGCTATGATACCTCACCACTCGATCGCCATTTTGACGAGCTCGCGGGCCAACATTACCGATCCGCGTGTTCGCAAACTCGCCGACGAAATTATAGAAGCTCAGCGTCGGGAGATCGATGAAATGAAAATGTTGATCAAGGATCTTGAAAACAAGCGATAA
- a CDS encoding cupredoxin domain-containing protein: protein MNKLKLFIAAIAIMIVAGGAFFLQTDVVEAHTRTVKIKIDKNGFSPSSIEAEAGHKLNLVFNRADKSNCGSVVVFPKQKIRKNLPVGKDVIVSIMPTEAGSINFSCGMGMHKGSIVITD, encoded by the coding sequence ATGAACAAACTTAAATTATTTATAGCAGCAATCGCAATTATGATCGTCGCCGGCGGCGCGTTTTTCTTACAGACGGATGTCGTCGAGGCTCACACGCGAACCGTGAAGATCAAGATCGACAAGAACGGTTTTTCACCGTCGTCGATTGAAGCCGAAGCGGGTCACAAGCTAAATCTCGTATTCAACCGGGCCGACAAAAGTAATTGCGGCAGCGTTGTGGTTTTTCCAAAACAGAAAATTCGAAAAAATCTGCCCGTTGGCAAAGACGTCATTGTCAGCATCATGCCGACCGAGGCAGGCTCGATCAATTTTAGCTGTGGGATGGGGATGCACAAGGGCAGCATTGTCATTACCGACTAA